The Azospirillum sp. TSH100 genome includes a region encoding these proteins:
- a CDS encoding class I SAM-dependent methyltransferase, protein MENVGYKRIDKCRISGSDHLVSVLDLGRQELTGVFPYSKSTPITRGPLELVWCPDSGLLQLAHSYDAGEMYGENYGYRSGLNQSMVRHLTQKIQNLEAFAGVSAGDVVLDIGSNDATSLKAYRTPGLKRIGIDPTGLKFKAFYPDDITLVPDFFSAEAFRRASDQRARVITSIAMFYDLDDPIRFAREVHDSLEPNGLWHFEQSYMPAMLRTVSYDTICHEHLEYYSLGTIEYILRQADMQVVDVQMNGVNGGSFAVTAAKRSNPIRRNEAVINWLLEQEERMGLNTPVPYRDFEARVFRHRADLTRLLQSLAADGKKVLGYGASTKGNVVLQFCGLTDKELIAIAEVNPDKFGAYTPGTHIPIISEAEAHDMKPDYFLLLPWHFKEGVVQREQAFFARGGKMIIPFPEIEII, encoded by the coding sequence GTGGAAAACGTTGGATACAAGCGCATTGACAAGTGCCGGATCAGCGGAAGCGATCATCTGGTTTCGGTCCTGGACCTTGGCCGCCAGGAACTGACCGGCGTCTTCCCTTATTCCAAGAGCACGCCGATCACGCGCGGGCCGCTGGAACTGGTGTGGTGCCCGGACAGCGGGCTGCTGCAGCTGGCGCATTCCTATGATGCCGGCGAGATGTACGGCGAGAACTACGGTTACCGCTCCGGCCTGAACCAGTCGATGGTCCGCCACCTGACGCAGAAGATCCAGAATCTGGAGGCTTTTGCCGGCGTATCTGCGGGCGACGTGGTGCTGGACATCGGCTCCAACGACGCCACCTCGCTCAAGGCCTACCGGACGCCGGGCCTGAAGCGGATCGGCATCGATCCGACCGGGCTGAAGTTCAAGGCCTTCTACCCCGATGACATCACCCTGGTGCCGGACTTCTTCTCGGCCGAGGCCTTCCGGCGTGCGAGCGACCAGCGGGCGCGGGTGATCACTTCGATCGCCATGTTCTACGACCTGGACGATCCGATCCGCTTCGCCCGCGAGGTGCACGACTCGCTGGAGCCGAACGGCCTGTGGCACTTCGAGCAGAGCTACATGCCGGCGATGCTGCGCACGGTGTCCTACGACACCATCTGCCATGAGCATCTTGAGTATTACTCGCTGGGGACGATCGAATACATCCTGCGCCAGGCCGACATGCAGGTCGTCGACGTGCAGATGAACGGCGTCAACGGCGGCAGCTTCGCGGTCACGGCGGCCAAGCGCAGCAACCCGATCCGCCGCAACGAGGCGGTGATCAACTGGCTGCTGGAGCAGGAAGAGCGCATGGGGCTGAACACCCCGGTGCCCTACCGCGACTTCGAGGCGCGGGTGTTCCGTCACCGGGCGGACCTGACCCGTCTGCTGCAGTCGCTGGCGGCCGACGGCAAGAAGGTTCTGGGCTACGGCGCCTCGACGAAGGGGAACGTCGTCCTGCAGTTCTGCGGCCTGACGGACAAGGAACTGATCGCCATCGCCGAGGTGAACCCGGACAAGTTCGGCGCCTATACCCCCGGCACCCACATTCCGATCATCTCCGAGGCCGAGGCGCACGATATGAAG
- a CDS encoding mannose-1-phosphate guanylyltransferase/mannose-6-phosphate isomerase has protein sequence MTNTSPLVTVTPVILSGGSGSRLWPLSRALYPKQFLPLAGDRTMIQETALRVSGARFAPPLIVCNEDHRFIVAEQLRAAAVKPAEIILEPVGRNTAPAACVAALRMLAGGQDGLMLVMPSDHVIASSDRFLEAVETAVGAAADGALVTFGITPTAPETGYGYIKVGGSFDARRPDRGFEVLRVERFVEKPDRPTAESYLRGGSHVWNSGIFLFSAAAYVSELERTCPAIVEACRRALAGAERDLTFCRLSAEAFAASPADSIDYAVMEKTDHAAVIPVDMGWNDIGAWSALWDIGEKDADGNVAQGNVLLHDAQDAYVRSDHPLVAVAGLRNVVVVATDDAVLVADRSRAQDVKHIVERLKADARDEHALHTTVHRPWGSYRSVDRGSRFQVKRITVRPGEKLSLQMHHHRAEHWIVVEGVALVTCGEESFLVHENQSTFISAGKTHRLENPGKVPLHLIEVQSGGYLGEDDIIRFEDGYGRSLHPS, from the coding sequence ATGACGAACACCTCTCCCCTCGTCACAGTGACTCCGGTCATTCTGTCGGGCGGGTCGGGAAGCCGTCTCTGGCCTCTTTCGCGTGCGCTTTATCCCAAGCAGTTCCTGCCGCTGGCCGGTGATCGGACGATGATCCAGGAAACCGCGCTGCGGGTTTCCGGAGCACGGTTCGCGCCGCCGCTGATCGTTTGCAACGAGGATCATCGTTTCATCGTCGCCGAGCAGCTGCGCGCTGCGGCTGTCAAGCCGGCTGAAATCATCCTGGAGCCGGTTGGCCGCAACACCGCGCCGGCGGCTTGCGTCGCCGCTCTGCGGATGCTTGCCGGCGGGCAGGACGGCCTGATGCTGGTGATGCCGTCGGATCATGTCATCGCGTCATCCGACCGCTTCCTGGAAGCGGTCGAGACGGCGGTGGGCGCCGCGGCGGACGGGGCGCTGGTCACGTTCGGCATCACGCCCACGGCGCCGGAAACCGGGTATGGCTACATCAAGGTGGGCGGCTCCTTCGATGCCCGCCGCCCCGACCGCGGCTTCGAGGTGCTGCGGGTCGAGCGGTTCGTGGAAAAGCCGGATCGGCCAACGGCGGAATCCTACCTGCGGGGTGGTTCCCATGTCTGGAACAGCGGCATCTTCCTGTTCTCGGCTGCGGCCTATGTCTCGGAACTCGAGCGCACTTGCCCGGCCATCGTCGAAGCCTGCCGCCGGGCGCTTGCCGGGGCGGAGCGCGACCTGACCTTCTGCCGGCTGTCGGCCGAAGCCTTCGCCGCCTCGCCCGCCGACTCCATCGACTATGCGGTCATGGAAAAGACCGACCATGCGGCCGTGATCCCGGTGGACATGGGATGGAACGACATCGGCGCCTGGTCGGCGCTGTGGGACATCGGCGAGAAGGATGCCGACGGCAATGTTGCCCAGGGCAACGTCCTCCTTCACGATGCGCAGGATGCCTATGTCCGTTCCGACCACCCGCTGGTCGCCGTGGCCGGGCTGCGGAACGTGGTGGTGGTGGCGACCGACGACGCCGTGCTGGTGGCCGACAGGAGCCGGGCGCAGGACGTGAAGCACATCGTTGAACGGCTGAAAGCCGACGCGCGCGATGAGCATGCCCTGCACACCACGGTTCACCGCCCCTGGGGGTCGTACCGCAGCGTCGACCGCGGTTCGCGCTTTCAGGTCAAGCGGATCACCGTCAGGCCTGGTGAGAAGCTGTCGTTGCAGATGCACCATCACCGGGCGGAGCACTGGATCGTGGTTGAAGGTGTTGCGCTGGTGACCTGCGGAGAGGAGAGTTTCCTGGTGCATGAAAACCAGTCGACCTTCATCTCGGCCGGCAAGACCCACCGGCTTGAGAATCCGGGCAAGGTGCCGCTGCATCTGATCGAGGTTCAGTCGGGCGGTTATCTGGGGGAAGATGACATCATCCGTTTCGAAGATGGGTACGGCCGCAGCCTTCACCCGTCCTGA
- a CDS encoding GDP-L-fucose synthase: MAGSAIVRRLRKEGCDVLTVGRDVMDLRRQADVEAWMAETRPEVIFLAAATVGGIHANSTRPAEFLYDNLVIETNIVHSAYRCGVKKLVLLGSSCIYPRLAPQPMSEDLLLTGPLEPTNEWYAVAKIAGIKLCQAYRRQYGCDFIAAMPTNLYGPGDNFDLQQGHVAAALIAKIHQAKRTGAETVELWGTGAPLREFLFVDDLADALVFLAERYSGEEHVNVGTGIETSIRGLAELIAEVAGWSGHFRFDSSKPDGSPRKLMDNSRIAAMGWTAPTNLRDGFAQAYRWYVDNLPAGTLRGIAS; encoded by the coding sequence ATGGCCGGGTCGGCGATTGTTCGCCGGCTGCGCAAAGAGGGGTGCGACGTTCTCACCGTTGGCCGCGACGTGATGGATCTGCGTCGTCAGGCCGACGTGGAGGCGTGGATGGCCGAAACGCGGCCCGAAGTCATCTTCCTGGCCGCCGCGACGGTGGGCGGGATCCATGCCAACAGCACCCGTCCGGCGGAGTTTCTCTACGACAATCTCGTGATCGAGACGAACATCGTTCACAGCGCCTACAGGTGCGGTGTGAAGAAGCTGGTTCTGCTCGGTTCCTCCTGCATCTATCCGCGGCTGGCGCCTCAGCCGATGAGCGAGGATCTGCTCCTGACCGGGCCGCTGGAGCCGACCAACGAGTGGTATGCGGTCGCCAAGATCGCCGGCATCAAGCTGTGCCAGGCCTACCGCCGCCAGTATGGCTGCGACTTCATCGCGGCGATGCCCACCAACCTCTATGGCCCCGGCGACAACTTCGACCTTCAGCAGGGCCATGTCGCGGCGGCGCTGATCGCCAAGATCCACCAGGCCAAGCGGACCGGCGCCGAGACGGTGGAACTGTGGGGGACCGGTGCGCCGTTGCGTGAGTTCCTGTTCGTGGACGACCTTGCCGACGCGCTGGTCTTTCTGGCCGAACGCTATTCCGGCGAGGAGCACGTCAATGTCGGCACCGGTATCGAGACCAGCATCCGCGGGTTGGCCGAGCTGATCGCCGAGGTCGCCGGTTGGTCGGGCCATTTCCGCTTCGATTCCAGCAAGCCCGACGGCTCGCCGCGCAAGCTGATGGACAACAGCCGGATTGCCGCCATGGGCTGGACGGCTCCCACCAACCTGCGCGACGGCTTTGCCCAGGCCTACCGCTGGTATGTGGACAATCTGCCGGCAGGAACCCTGCGCGGCATCGCCTCCTGA
- a CDS encoding tetratricopeptide repeat protein: MFGKLLKRSKSTGFRKPDFQRGLAAFEAEDHAAAVADWLPLAEGGHAEAQYRMGQLYARGQGVVRDFGDAAHWFRKAAEQGHVEAQFSLGLCYANGEGAPQDSALPVRWYKTVAKANPAAAEANLALLYPNGLGIGPDIAQALHWYRLAAEAGHAEAQHHMGLLHAFGQGVTQDHAAAAAWYMRSAEQGYAVAQHALASLYANGQGVERDMGQAVAWYQRAAGQGFVNSQLALAIIYEHGTGVEADPARAAEFYRQAAEQGHPVAQVNLGLLHARGHGVPKDYRETLKWCRLSAEQGNVNAQFNLGLIHSNGLAGAPDHAEAAVWYRKAAMQGNVGAQVNLGLMLAHGWGGRPELVEGVDWLRKAAAQGHAGAMTNLGALYANRDGKAYNPIQAYVWYIMAAAATQPGPDRDGLEAKAHELGGALTSEDRHKAQVIMEDWKKNPKLMAVT; this comes from the coding sequence TTGTTCGGCAAGCTGCTGAAGCGAAGCAAATCCACCGGTTTCCGCAAGCCCGATTTCCAGCGCGGCCTCGCCGCCTTCGAAGCGGAGGACCATGCCGCCGCCGTCGCAGACTGGCTGCCGCTGGCCGAGGGCGGCCATGCCGAGGCGCAGTACCGTATGGGCCAGCTCTATGCCCGCGGTCAGGGGGTGGTGCGCGATTTCGGCGACGCCGCCCACTGGTTCCGCAAGGCGGCGGAGCAGGGCCATGTCGAGGCCCAGTTCTCGCTCGGCCTGTGCTACGCCAACGGCGAAGGCGCCCCCCAGGACAGCGCCTTGCCGGTGCGCTGGTACAAGACCGTGGCCAAGGCCAACCCGGCGGCGGCGGAGGCCAATCTGGCCTTGCTCTATCCGAATGGGCTGGGCATCGGGCCGGACATCGCCCAGGCCCTGCACTGGTACCGGCTGGCCGCCGAGGCCGGCCATGCCGAGGCGCAGCATCACATGGGCCTGCTCCATGCCTTCGGGCAGGGAGTGACGCAGGACCATGCCGCCGCCGCCGCCTGGTACATGAGGTCGGCCGAGCAGGGCTATGCCGTCGCCCAGCACGCGCTCGCCTCCCTCTACGCCAACGGCCAGGGGGTGGAGCGCGACATGGGGCAGGCGGTCGCCTGGTACCAGCGGGCGGCCGGGCAGGGCTTCGTCAATTCGCAGCTGGCGCTCGCCATCATCTATGAGCACGGCACCGGGGTGGAGGCCGATCCGGCCCGTGCGGCGGAGTTCTACCGTCAGGCGGCCGAACAGGGGCATCCGGTGGCCCAGGTCAATCTGGGCCTGCTCCATGCCCGCGGGCATGGCGTTCCCAAGGATTACCGCGAAACCCTGAAATGGTGCCGCCTGTCGGCCGAGCAGGGCAACGTCAATGCCCAGTTCAACCTTGGCCTGATCCATTCCAACGGGCTGGCCGGTGCTCCCGACCATGCCGAGGCCGCGGTCTGGTACCGGAAGGCGGCGATGCAGGGGAATGTCGGCGCCCAGGTCAATCTGGGCCTGATGCTGGCCCACGGCTGGGGCGGCCGGCCCGAACTGGTGGAGGGCGTGGACTGGCTGCGCAAGGCTGCGGCCCAGGGCCATGCCGGCGCGATGACCAACCTCGGGGCGCTCTACGCCAATCGCGATGGCAAGGCTTACAACCCGATCCAGGCCTATGTCTGGTACATCATGGCTGCCGCCGCCACCCAGCCCGGTCCCGACCGCGATGGGCTGGAGGCCAAGGCCCATGAATTGGGAGGGGCTCTGACCAGCGAGGATCGTCATAAAGCTCAGGTCATTATGGAGGACTGGAAGAAGAACCCCAAGCTGATGGCAGTGACCTGA
- a CDS encoding HlyD family type I secretion periplasmic adaptor subunit: MSAQKPTAHKLAKIETARVPANDAAPRPPASPLDKRAKERGKAAIGAFQKDTEAIQNAPDPFLARITLHLLGLFVIGLIVWASMSYLDKIVASQGKIISTEPNVMVQPLEMAAIKQVLVRPGDVVRKGQVLATLDPTFTQADVLQLESRLANADALIARLEAEHDGKPFIGGNDRYGYGTLQQSLWRERQAQYQSQMQNYEEKLARLQSNVAKYEMDRVHLNERLKVVREIETMRSSLLATQVGSKLNLLQATSDRIDIERNLVLNQNELQGNRHDLQALLAERDVFIQQWNGKIIEELTSQRNEREALREQLTKARKRQALVQLDSPLDAIVLEVSPKAAPGSIAKEAEALFTLVPVGSPLEVEANIDARDLAFVQVGDKVRVKLDAYPYMQHGALDGEVTTISEDSFSSKDSSTNGALFYRARIKLLTTTLDNVPSNFRLIPGMPLMADIKVGERRIITYFLRPILRGVDESLREP; encoded by the coding sequence TTGTCCGCACAAAAGCCGACCGCACACAAGCTTGCGAAAATCGAGACGGCGCGCGTTCCTGCCAACGACGCGGCGCCGCGCCCGCCGGCCTCCCCCCTCGACAAGCGGGCCAAGGAGCGGGGGAAGGCGGCGATCGGTGCCTTCCAGAAGGACACTGAGGCGATCCAGAACGCCCCCGATCCGTTCCTGGCGCGCATCACGCTGCATCTGCTGGGGCTGTTCGTCATCGGTCTGATCGTCTGGGCATCGATGTCCTACCTGGACAAGATCGTCGCCTCGCAGGGCAAGATCATCTCGACCGAGCCCAACGTGATGGTCCAGCCGCTGGAGATGGCGGCGATCAAGCAGGTCCTGGTCCGTCCGGGCGATGTGGTGCGCAAGGGCCAGGTATTGGCGACGCTGGACCCGACCTTCACCCAGGCCGACGTCCTGCAGCTGGAATCCCGCCTTGCCAACGCCGACGCCCTGATTGCCCGGCTCGAGGCCGAGCATGACGGCAAGCCCTTCATCGGTGGCAACGACCGCTACGGCTACGGGACGCTGCAGCAGTCGTTGTGGCGTGAGCGTCAGGCCCAGTACCAGTCGCAGATGCAGAATTACGAGGAGAAGCTTGCGCGGCTGCAGTCCAACGTCGCCAAGTACGAGATGGACCGCGTCCATCTGAACGAGCGGCTGAAGGTGGTGCGCGAGATCGAGACCATGCGCTCTTCGCTGCTGGCCACCCAGGTCGGCAGCAAGCTGAACCTGCTGCAGGCCACCAGCGACCGCATCGACATCGAGCGCAATCTGGTCCTGAACCAGAACGAGCTGCAGGGCAACCGCCATGACCTGCAGGCTCTGCTGGCCGAGCGTGACGTCTTCATCCAGCAGTGGAACGGCAAGATCATCGAGGAACTGACCTCCCAGCGCAACGAGCGCGAGGCGTTGCGCGAGCAGCTCACCAAGGCGCGCAAGCGCCAGGCACTGGTCCAGCTCGACTCTCCCCTCGACGCCATCGTGCTGGAGGTTTCGCCCAAGGCCGCCCCCGGCTCCATCGCCAAGGAGGCCGAGGCGCTCTTCACCCTGGTGCCGGTCGGCTCCCCGCTGGAGGTCGAGGCCAACATCGACGCCCGTGACCTCGCCTTCGTCCAGGTCGGCGACAAGGTGCGCGTCAAGCTCGACGCCTATCCCTACATGCAGCATGGGGCGCTCGACGGCGAAGTCACGACGATCAGCGAGGACTCCTTCTCCAGCAAGGACAGCAGCACGAACGGAGCGCTCTTCTACCGGGCCCGGATCAAGCTGCTGACCACCACGCTGGACAATGTGCCTTCCAACTTCCGCCTGATCCCCGGCATGCCGCTGATGGCCGACATCAAGGTCGGCGAACGCCGGATCATCACCTATTTCCTGCGCCCCATCCTGCGCGGGGTCGACGAAAGCCTGCGGGAGCCTTGA